The genomic segment TGACTACCTCGGCGAGCACCTCCCGGCGGGCTCCAACTGGGCCATCGCTGGTCGCAACAAGGACAAGCTGAAGGCGATCGCTGAGCGCATTGAGGGCAACGGCGGCATTCGTCCGCACATCCTCGAGGCGGATGTTGCCGATGAGCTCTCGATGGCGGCACTGGCAGCGCAGACGCGGGTGCTCATCACAACCGTCGGCCCCTACATCAAGCACGGCGAGGCCGCGGTCAAGGCATGTGCCGAAGCAGGTATCGCATACGTCGACCTGACCGGTGAGCCAGAGTTCGTCGACAACATGTGGCTCAAGTACAACGACGTTGCCGAGAAGAGCGGCGCCAGGATCATCCACGCCTGCGGGTTCGACTCGATCCCGTACGACCTCGGCGTCCTCTACACAGTCCAGCAGCTCCCCGAGGGTGTTCCGCTTTCGGTCAAGGGCTACATCCGCGCCGGAGGCGGACCGTCGGGCGGCACCTATCACTCGGCGATCGGTGCGTTCTCTCGCGTACGCCAGGCCGGCAAGACGGCGGCTGAGCGCAAGAAGGCCGAAGGTCGACCGCTGGGTCGCCGCATCAAGGGTTCGGGCAAGATCGGTCGCGGCGCGGATGGCAACGGTTGGGCATTGCCACTTCCCACGATCGACCCTCAGATCGTGCTCCGGTCAGCTCGTGCGCTGGAGCGCTACGGTCCTGAATTCACCTACTCGCACTTTGCACAGTTCAAGCGACTTCCGATGATGGTCGGCACTGTGGTGGGCGGCGGAGTGCTGCTGGCCGGCTCGCAGCTGAGCCTCACGCGCAACCTCCTGCTCAAGCTCAAGGATCCGGGAGATGGTCCAGACGAAGCCAAGCGTGCGTCGTCGTGGTTCAAGCTCCGTCTTGTCGGCGAGGGTGGCGGCAAGACCGTCACGACGCAGGTCAGCGGTGGCGACCCGGGATACACCGAGACGTCCAAGATGCTCAGCGAAGCCGCGATGTGCCTGGCGTTCGACACGCTTCCGAATGTGTCGGGTCAGACCACCACGGCAGTTGCCATGGGTGACGTGTTGATCAAGCGGCTGCAGGCCGCAGGCATCACGTTCGAAACGCTCTGAGGCTCACTCAGCGAGGGTGACGTCGACCGCGAGGTGCTCGACTGCCTCGGTGACGAGGGACAGCTCGCCGGTCACCTTGCCGGCAGCGCGTACGTCGTCCAGCGCGTGCGCGAGTGCGTCGAGC from the Aeromicrobium panaciterrae genome contains:
- a CDS encoding saccharopine dehydrogenase NADP-binding domain-containing protein, translated to MATADLALLGATGFTGSLTADYLGEHLPAGSNWAIAGRNKDKLKAIAERIEGNGGIRPHILEADVADELSMAALAAQTRVLITTVGPYIKHGEAAVKACAEAGIAYVDLTGEPEFVDNMWLKYNDVAEKSGARIIHACGFDSIPYDLGVLYTVQQLPEGVPLSVKGYIRAGGGPSGGTYHSAIGAFSRVRQAGKTAAERKKAEGRPLGRRIKGSGKIGRGADGNGWALPLPTIDPQIVLRSARALERYGPEFTYSHFAQFKRLPMMVGTVVGGGVLLAGSQLSLTRNLLLKLKDPGDGPDEAKRASSWFKLRLVGEGGGKTVTTQVSGGDPGYTETSKMLSEAAMCLAFDTLPNVSGQTTTAVAMGDVLIKRLQAAGITFETL